The following proteins come from a genomic window of Burkholderia stabilis:
- a CDS encoding fimbrial protein yields the protein MRADRMPASLSWAVPVDRAGLGGFNLLPYRERLAQALRRRRAVQCGTAILLGVLGAGLWTGAATWSRWRADAERASVETRLQQLQPQVDAATRAANAAAAVTQRDARAAVLAAPYRRVAGLLAALTRARDDSVRLDALRMTSTGAVLEARATGYRAAARWLAGMAREQRDWRFDMNALKPASDGPVTTAGMPFRFSVQLHWRDAMPSRNASGGDA from the coding sequence ATGAGGGCCGATCGCATGCCGGCAAGCCTGTCGTGGGCGGTGCCGGTCGATCGAGCCGGGCTCGGCGGCTTCAACCTGCTGCCGTACCGCGAGCGGCTGGCGCAGGCGTTGCGACGTCGCCGAGCCGTACAGTGCGGTACCGCGATCCTGCTCGGTGTGCTCGGCGCCGGCCTGTGGACGGGCGCAGCCACGTGGTCGCGTTGGCGGGCGGACGCCGAGCGCGCAAGCGTCGAGACGCGGCTGCAGCAGTTGCAGCCACAGGTGGATGCCGCGACGCGCGCCGCCAATGCAGCCGCCGCCGTCACGCAGCGCGACGCGCGGGCTGCCGTGCTTGCCGCGCCTTATCGGCGTGTCGCAGGGCTGCTGGCGGCATTGACCCGGGCGCGCGACGACAGCGTCCGGCTCGACGCGCTACGCATGACGTCGACCGGCGCCGTGCTCGAGGCGCGCGCCACCGGTTACCGGGCGGCTGCACGCTGGCTCGCCGGGATGGCTCGCGAGCAGCGTGACTGGCGGTTCGACATGAATGCGTTGAAGCCCGCGTCCGATGGGCCCGTCACCACGGCCGGGATGCCGTTCCGGTTCTCGGTCCAGTTGCACTGGCGCGACGCGATGCCGTCGCGCAACGCATCGGGAGGTGACGCATGA
- the msrP gene encoding protein-methionine-sulfoxide reductase catalytic subunit MsrP, which yields MWIKHPLRNVLTGGDIAHSEITPRAVFENRRRVLQAAGLAAAGGLLGGSGAAFAAYASPDARAAKLAAKTNPKFVAADKVTPFKDITSYNNFYEFGTDKSDPAQNAGTLRPRPWRVSVEGEVLHPKVFDLDELLKLAPLEERVYRLRCVEGWSMVIPWIGVPLSELIKRVQPTGNAKYVQFVTLADPSQMPGLSTPVLDWPYSEGLRMDEAMNPLTLLTMGVYGQVLPNQNGAPVRIVVPWKYGFKSAKSLVKIRFVDKQPKTSWNTYASNEYGFYSNVNPNVDHPRWSQATERRIGEDGFFTPKRKTLMFNGYGDLVASMYQGMDLKKNF from the coding sequence ATGTGGATCAAACACCCTTTGCGGAACGTACTGACCGGCGGCGATATCGCACACAGCGAGATCACGCCGCGCGCGGTGTTCGAGAACCGGCGGCGCGTATTGCAGGCGGCCGGCCTCGCGGCGGCGGGCGGGCTGCTCGGCGGCAGCGGCGCGGCATTTGCCGCGTATGCGTCGCCTGATGCGCGAGCGGCGAAGCTCGCGGCGAAAACGAACCCGAAGTTCGTCGCGGCCGACAAGGTGACGCCGTTCAAGGACATCACGTCCTACAACAACTTCTACGAATTCGGTACCGACAAGAGCGACCCGGCGCAGAACGCCGGTACGCTGCGGCCGCGCCCGTGGCGGGTGAGCGTCGAGGGCGAGGTGCTGCACCCGAAGGTGTTCGATCTCGACGAACTGCTGAAGCTCGCACCGCTCGAGGAGCGCGTGTACCGGCTGCGCTGCGTCGAGGGATGGTCGATGGTGATCCCGTGGATCGGCGTGCCGCTGTCCGAGCTGATCAAGCGCGTGCAGCCGACCGGCAACGCGAAATACGTGCAGTTCGTCACGCTGGCCGATCCGTCGCAGATGCCGGGCCTCTCCACGCCCGTGCTCGACTGGCCGTACTCGGAGGGGCTGCGGATGGACGAGGCGATGAATCCGCTGACGCTGCTGACGATGGGCGTCTACGGGCAGGTGCTGCCGAACCAGAACGGCGCGCCGGTGCGGATCGTCGTGCCGTGGAAATACGGCTTCAAGAGCGCGAAGTCGCTGGTGAAGATCCGCTTCGTCGACAAGCAGCCGAAGACGAGCTGGAACACGTACGCGTCGAACGAGTACGGCTTTTATTCGAACGTGAACCCGAACGTCGATCACCCGCGCTGGAGCCAGGCGACCGAGCGGCGCATCGGCGAGGACGGCTTCTTCACGCCGAAACGCAAGACGCTGATGTTCAACGGCTACGGCGATCTGGTCGCGTCGATGTATCAGGGCATGGACCTGAAAAAGAACTTCTGA
- a CDS encoding cytochrome c biogenesis protein ResB, giving the protein MSVTTSGLQSKSGQGASKRAVELLSSMRFAIALLVVLSIASIIGTVLTQDDPYPNYVNQFGPFWADIFRSLGLYNVYSAWWFMLILIFLVTSISLCVIRNAPKMLADAKSWKDKVREGSLRAFHHKAEYTASGTRATVAATLSTFVTKAGYKHVVRETDGATLISAKRGAMTKWGYISAHLAIVVICIGGLLDSNLPIKFQMWMFGKSPVNTSATISEISPDHRLSASNPTFRGYAWVPEGQFVSTAILNQPSGSLIQDLPFSIQLNKFIVDYYTTGMPKLFASDIVVIDRETGQKIPARVEVNKPFTYKGVSIYQSSFQDGGSQMQMTAYPMTGGNAKTFPVQGTIGSSAPLQAPGADGDTIEFSDFRAINVENMADANGKPDVRGVATTSSLREAFDERLGSGAKTSKPTQLHNIGPSVQYKIRGKDGQAREFNNYMLPVDMAGERVFLAGVRASPNDPFRYMRIPADSQDSIGEWMRLRAALEDPAVRAEAAARFAQRSLPGTDASLRGRLQDSASKVLTLFAASDDSVGRGADGQPIGGFQAVATFIDRSVPKAEQEKAASLLLRMLEGSMWEVWQIARERAGEPAAQQGTDTIRFVQNAINALSDSFLYGSPVYLQLDSFKQVQASVFQLTRAPGKNLVYLGSLLLVAGIFSMFYVRERRLWFWLKDAGSGVDVVMAMSTARKTFDFEKEFVQTRDAAGAALRAAPRDAAPAGAASTARPPAGGGSDSENSTR; this is encoded by the coding sequence ATGAGCGTTACCACGTCGGGGTTGCAGTCGAAGTCAGGTCAGGGTGCGTCGAAGCGCGCGGTCGAGCTGTTGAGCTCGATGCGTTTCGCGATCGCACTGCTGGTGGTGCTGTCGATCGCGAGCATCATCGGCACGGTCCTGACCCAGGACGATCCGTATCCGAACTACGTGAACCAGTTCGGGCCGTTCTGGGCGGACATCTTCCGCTCGCTCGGCCTGTACAACGTGTACAGCGCGTGGTGGTTCATGCTGATCCTGATCTTCCTCGTCACGTCGATCTCGCTGTGCGTGATCCGCAACGCGCCGAAGATGCTCGCCGATGCGAAGAGCTGGAAGGACAAGGTTCGCGAAGGCAGCCTGCGCGCGTTCCATCACAAGGCCGAATACACGGCTTCCGGCACGCGCGCGACCGTTGCCGCCACGCTTTCCACGTTCGTCACCAAGGCCGGCTACAAGCACGTCGTGCGCGAAACCGACGGCGCGACGCTGATCTCCGCGAAGCGCGGCGCGATGACCAAGTGGGGCTACATCTCCGCCCACCTCGCGATCGTCGTGATCTGTATCGGCGGCCTGCTGGACAGCAACCTGCCGATCAAATTCCAGATGTGGATGTTCGGCAAGAGCCCGGTCAACACGAGCGCGACGATCAGCGAGATCTCGCCCGATCATCGGCTGTCCGCGTCGAACCCGACGTTCCGCGGCTACGCGTGGGTGCCCGAAGGCCAGTTCGTGTCGACCGCGATCCTGAACCAGCCGAGCGGTTCGCTGATCCAGGACCTGCCGTTCTCGATCCAGCTCAACAAGTTCATCGTCGACTACTACACGACGGGCATGCCGAAGCTGTTCGCGAGCGACATCGTCGTGATCGATCGCGAGACCGGCCAGAAGATTCCGGCGCGCGTCGAGGTCAACAAGCCGTTCACGTACAAGGGCGTGTCGATCTACCAGTCGAGCTTCCAGGACGGCGGCTCGCAGATGCAGATGACCGCCTACCCGATGACGGGCGGCAATGCGAAGACTTTCCCCGTGCAGGGCACGATCGGCAGTTCGGCGCCGCTGCAGGCGCCGGGCGCCGACGGCGACACGATCGAGTTCTCCGATTTCCGCGCGATCAACGTCGAGAACATGGCCGACGCGAACGGCAAGCCGGACGTGCGCGGCGTCGCGACGACGAGTTCGCTGAGGGAGGCGTTCGACGAACGGCTCGGCTCCGGCGCGAAGACGTCGAAGCCGACGCAGCTCCACAACATCGGCCCGTCCGTGCAGTACAAGATCCGCGGCAAGGACGGCCAGGCGCGTGAATTCAACAACTACATGCTGCCCGTCGACATGGCCGGCGAGCGCGTGTTCCTCGCCGGCGTGCGTGCGAGCCCGAACGACCCGTTCCGCTACATGCGGATTCCGGCCGACAGCCAGGATTCGATCGGCGAATGGATGCGCCTGCGTGCCGCGCTCGAGGATCCGGCCGTGCGCGCCGAAGCCGCCGCGCGATTCGCGCAGCGTTCGCTGCCGGGCACCGACGCATCGCTGCGCGGCCGCCTGCAGGACAGCGCATCGAAGGTGCTGACCCTTTTTGCGGCAAGCGACGACAGCGTCGGCCGCGGCGCCGACGGCCAGCCGATCGGCGGCTTCCAGGCCGTGGCGACGTTCATCGACCGCTCGGTGCCGAAGGCCGAGCAGGAGAAGGCCGCGAGCCTGCTGCTGCGGATGCTCGAGGGCTCGATGTGGGAGGTCTGGCAGATCGCGCGCGAACGCGCCGGCGAGCCGGCGGCCCAGCAGGGCACCGACACGATCCGCTTCGTGCAGAACGCGATCAATGCGCTATCCGACAGCTTTTTGTATGGATCTCCCGTCTATCTGCAGCTTGACTCATTCAAGCAGGTGCAAGCTTCGGTATTTCAGTTGACGCGCGCACCCGGCAAGAATCTGGTGTATCTTGGCAGCCTGCTGCTGGTCGCCGGCATCTTCTCGATGTTCTACGTGCGCGAGCGGCGCCTCTGGTTCTGGCTCAAGGACGCAGGTTCCGGCGTCGATGTGGTGATGGCGATGTCCACGGCCCGCAAGACCTTCGATTTCGAGAAAGAATTCGTGCAGACGCGCGACGCGGCCGGCGCCGCCTTGCGCGCCGCACCTCGCGACGCCGCGCCTGCCGGTGCGGCATCGACGGCCCGCCCGCCTGCCGGCGGCGGTTCCGATTCCGAGAATTCCACCCGGTAA
- a CDS encoding pilus assembly protein, with translation MTAITHRSASRGHARPGGRRRVSPAAAHAAGCMLAFAAVLAGGIHLANAADWSGLAHGRALLAAAQVRAADAQRLLAAARPRRDAHPAPAPAPARDDRVPRAPEWAALMLELADLAASSGLHRVSIEPQRADDAAPDGRRTVRIVASGDFRALLRMIGGLARFPVLAVPSALRIEQGVPAARVEMSVDVFPALPAATAMADTVPVAAPGADPFDGAGLSAADDQAARLAGTIRDARAGLALFDDGDGAFTAVAPGEAVGAARVVRIEPAAVTLATVDGAHRLVLDGGGRP, from the coding sequence ATGACGGCGATCACGCATCGATCCGCGTCGCGCGGCCACGCGCGGCCGGGCGGCAGGCGGCGCGTGTCGCCTGCGGCTGCACATGCCGCCGGCTGCATGCTGGCGTTCGCGGCCGTGCTGGCGGGCGGCATTCATCTGGCGAATGCCGCCGACTGGAGCGGGCTCGCGCACGGTCGCGCATTGCTGGCGGCGGCGCAGGTACGTGCGGCCGACGCGCAACGCTTGCTCGCCGCCGCTCGGCCACGGCGCGATGCGCATCCGGCGCCGGCGCCGGCGCCGGCGCGCGACGATCGCGTGCCGCGTGCGCCGGAATGGGCCGCGCTGATGCTGGAGCTGGCCGATCTTGCCGCGTCGAGCGGGCTGCATCGCGTATCGATCGAACCGCAGCGCGCCGACGATGCGGCACCGGACGGCCGGCGCACGGTGCGCATCGTTGCGAGTGGCGACTTTCGCGCGCTGTTGCGGATGATCGGCGGGCTGGCGCGCTTCCCGGTGCTGGCAGTGCCGTCGGCGCTGCGCATCGAGCAGGGCGTGCCGGCGGCGCGGGTGGAGATGTCTGTCGACGTGTTTCCGGCCCTGCCGGCCGCAACCGCGATGGCCGACACGGTGCCGGTTGCTGCGCCCGGCGCGGATCCGTTCGATGGGGCAGGCCTGTCCGCAGCGGATGATCAGGCGGCCCGCCTGGCCGGCACGATTCGCGATGCGCGTGCGGGTCTCGCGCTGTTCGACGACGGCGACGGCGCGTTCACGGCCGTGGCGCCGGGGGAAGCGGTCGGGGCCGCGCGCGTCGTGCGTATCGAGCCGGCGGCCGTGACGCTCGCGACGGTGGACGGGGCGCACCGGCTCGTCCTGGACGGCGGAGGGCGGCCATGA
- the ccsB gene encoding c-type cytochrome biogenesis protein CcsB encodes MDLTQVSSSHRASAQAPVSAPLFDDRPFLARLSLVDWLFALALVVGAGYALVHYNAHMDYYDKAVMIGAVPALITLGWRWKPARLMMASIAVFSLLSIQIYQGDLARADSAFFLKYFLSSQSAILWMSALFVLATIFYWIGLLARSETGAAIGQKLTWVAVLMGFTGLMVRWYESYLIGADVGHIPVSNLYEVFVLFSLITALLYLYYEGHYGTRSLGAFVLLVISAAVGFLMWYSVARDAQQIQPLVPALQSWWMKIHVPANFIGYGSFALSAMVSVAYLMKERGVLADRLPTLEVLDDVMYKSIAVGFAFFTIATILGALWAAEAWGGYWSWDPKETWALIVWLNYAAWLHMRLMKGLRGAVAAWWALTGLLVTTFAFLGVNMFLSGLHSYGKL; translated from the coding sequence ATGGATCTCACGCAAGTTTCCTCTTCCCATCGGGCGTCGGCCCAGGCTCCGGTTTCGGCGCCGCTGTTCGACGATCGTCCGTTCCTCGCGCGCCTGTCGCTGGTCGACTGGCTGTTCGCACTGGCGCTCGTGGTGGGCGCGGGCTATGCGCTCGTGCACTACAACGCGCACATGGATTACTACGACAAGGCGGTGATGATCGGCGCTGTGCCGGCGCTCATCACGCTCGGCTGGCGCTGGAAGCCGGCCCGGCTGATGATGGCGTCGATCGCCGTGTTCTCGCTGCTGTCGATCCAGATCTATCAGGGCGATCTCGCGCGCGCCGATTCGGCGTTCTTCCTCAAGTACTTCCTGTCGAGCCAGTCGGCGATCCTGTGGATGAGCGCGCTGTTCGTGCTCGCGACGATCTTCTACTGGATCGGCCTGCTCGCGCGCTCGGAAACTGGTGCCGCGATCGGCCAGAAGCTCACCTGGGTCGCCGTGCTGATGGGCTTCACGGGGCTGATGGTGCGCTGGTACGAGTCCTATCTGATCGGCGCCGACGTCGGGCATATCCCCGTATCGAACCTCTACGAAGTGTTCGTGCTGTTCAGCCTGATCACTGCGCTGCTTTATCTGTATTACGAAGGCCACTACGGCACACGCTCGCTCGGCGCGTTCGTGCTGCTGGTCATCAGCGCGGCGGTCGGTTTCCTGATGTGGTACTCGGTCGCACGCGATGCGCAGCAGATCCAGCCGCTCGTGCCGGCGCTGCAGAGCTGGTGGATGAAGATCCACGTGCCGGCGAACTTCATCGGCTACGGCAGCTTTGCGCTGTCGGCGATGGTGTCGGTCGCGTACCTGATGAAGGAACGCGGCGTGCTCGCCGATCGCCTGCCGACGCTCGAAGTGCTCGACGACGTGATGTACAAGTCGATCGCCGTCGGGTTCGCCTTCTTCACGATCGCGACGATCCTCGGCGCGTTGTGGGCGGCCGAAGCATGGGGCGGCTACTGGAGCTGGGACCCGAAGGAAACCTGGGCGCTGATCGTGTGGCTCAACTACGCGGCGTGGCTGCACATGCGGTTGATGAAGGGCCTGCGCGGCGCGGTTGCCGCCTGGTGGGCGCTCACCGGCCTGCTCGTGACGACCTTCGCGTTCCTCGGCGTCAACATGTTCCTGTCCGGACTGCACAGCTACGGCAAGCTGTAA
- the lptM gene encoding LPS translocon maturation chaperone LptM encodes MRVVFRMSAIVAALAILAGCGQSGALYLPTVPPMPKPLQQQNTPPSDVKPTDENASSDDTPDTSGSPLMLSPELSSSASAVPAPASSPAAK; translated from the coding sequence ATGCGAGTCGTTTTCCGGATGAGCGCGATTGTAGCGGCTTTGGCGATTCTTGCCGGCTGCGGTCAAAGCGGCGCGCTCTATCTGCCCACCGTGCCTCCGATGCCCAAGCCACTCCAGCAGCAGAATACGCCACCGTCGGACGTGAAACCGACCGATGAAAACGCATCGTCCGACGATACACCCGACACTTCGGGCTCGCCGCTGATGCTGTCGCCCGAGTTGTCGAGCAGCGCATCGGCCGTGCCCGCACCGGCATCGAGCCCGGCCGCGAAGTAA
- a CDS encoding c-type cytochrome — protein sequence MNRLCKSLMVLQVAAGFVGFVAEANAADAAKPDLDRGKAIAGQVCASCHGADGNSASGSFPKLAGQHPEYLVKQLNDFKTQPGAKGPVRTNAVMVGFASALSADDMRNVAAYYGSQTIKLGTARDAATVPIGQKIYRGGIAEKGVPACASCHGPTGQGLPVQYPRLSGQWADYTVAQLTAFQQGAGARNNNEAMHQIATRLSDNEIKAVADYIAGLR from the coding sequence ATGAATCGACTGTGCAAGTCTCTGATGGTGCTTCAGGTTGCAGCAGGGTTCGTAGGTTTCGTAGCAGAGGCAAACGCGGCGGATGCGGCAAAGCCGGATCTCGACCGCGGCAAGGCGATTGCCGGGCAGGTCTGTGCGTCGTGTCACGGCGCCGACGGCAATAGCGCGTCGGGCAGTTTCCCGAAGCTTGCCGGCCAGCATCCCGAGTATCTGGTCAAGCAGTTGAACGACTTCAAGACGCAGCCGGGCGCGAAGGGGCCGGTGCGTACCAACGCGGTGATGGTCGGATTCGCGAGCGCGTTGAGCGCGGACGACATGCGAAACGTCGCCGCGTACTACGGGTCGCAGACGATAAAGCTCGGTACCGCACGCGATGCGGCAACCGTGCCGATCGGCCAGAAGATCTATCGCGGCGGCATCGCGGAGAAGGGCGTGCCCGCCTGCGCGAGCTGCCACGGGCCGACAGGGCAGGGCCTTCCGGTCCAGTACCCGCGTCTGTCGGGGCAGTGGGCGGATTACACCGTCGCCCAGTTGACCGCGTTCCAGCAAGGGGCTGGCGCGCGCAACAACAACGAGGCGATGCATCAGATCGCCACGCGCCTGTCGGACAACGAGATCAAGGCCGTCGCGGATTACATCGCGGGCCTGCGTTGA
- the msrQ gene encoding protein-methionine-sulfoxide reductase heme-binding subunit MsrQ, producing MPPSTLTPARAAGAEPAARAARAGAIRPAAPRWLAPARVLVFAAGLYPLARLVLFGLTDRLGANPIEFITRSTGLWTLVMLCITLAVTPLRRMTGFATLLRFRRMIGLFAFFYATLHFTTYLWFDKWFDVVAILKDVGKRPFITVGFAAFVLLIPLAATSPRAMVRRLGRHWAVLHRAIYAIALFGVLHFWWMRAGKHDLAQPKLYAAIVAALLGWRLAAWGWRRVRA from the coding sequence ATGCCTCCTTCGACGCTGACGCCCGCGCGCGCAGCCGGCGCCGAACCCGCTGCACGCGCGGCGCGGGCCGGCGCGATCCGTCCCGCCGCGCCGCGCTGGCTCGCGCCGGCGAGGGTGCTGGTTTTCGCGGCCGGCCTCTATCCGCTCGCGCGTCTCGTGCTGTTCGGGTTGACCGACCGGCTCGGCGCGAATCCGATCGAATTCATCACGCGCTCGACGGGCCTCTGGACGCTCGTGATGCTCTGCATCACGCTTGCCGTCACGCCGCTTCGGCGCATGACGGGGTTTGCGACGCTGCTGCGCTTTCGCCGGATGATCGGGCTGTTCGCGTTCTTTTACGCGACGCTGCACTTCACGACCTACCTGTGGTTCGACAAGTGGTTCGACGTCGTCGCGATCCTGAAGGACGTCGGCAAGCGCCCGTTCATCACGGTCGGCTTTGCCGCGTTCGTGCTGCTGATCCCGCTCGCCGCGACGTCGCCGCGCGCGATGGTGCGCCGGCTCGGCCGCCACTGGGCAGTGCTGCATCGCGCGATCTACGCGATCGCGCTGTTCGGCGTGCTGCATTTCTGGTGGATGCGCGCCGGCAAGCACGATCTCGCGCAGCCGAAGCTTTACGCGGCGATCGTCGCGGCGCTGCTCGGCTGGCGCCTGGCGGCATGGGGATGGCGGCGCGTGCGCGCGTGA
- the hemB gene encoding porphobilinogen synthase produces MSFHPLHRPRRMRRDDFSRRLMRENRLTTDDLIYPVFVVEGTNERQPIPSMPGVERVSVDLLMHVAEQCVELGVPVLSLFPAIEPALKTPDGREAANPEGLIPRAVRELKKRFPELGVLTDVALDPYTSHGQDGVLDENGYVINDDTIEILIDQARAQAEAGVDIVAPSDMMDGRIGAIREMLESDGHIHTRIMAYSAKFASAFYGPFRDAVGSASNLGKGNKMTYQMDPANSDEALREVRLDIDEGADMVMVKPGMPYLDIVRRVKDEFRFPTYVYQVSGEYAMLKAAAMNGWLDHDKVVLESLLAFKRAGADGVLTYFALDAARLLKAQR; encoded by the coding sequence ATGAGCTTCCATCCGCTTCATCGTCCGCGCCGGATGCGCCGCGACGACTTCTCCCGCCGCCTGATGCGCGAAAACCGCCTGACCACCGACGACCTGATCTATCCGGTGTTCGTCGTCGAAGGCACCAACGAACGACAGCCGATTCCGTCGATGCCCGGCGTCGAGCGCGTTTCCGTCGATCTGCTGATGCACGTCGCCGAGCAATGCGTCGAACTGGGCGTGCCCGTGCTGTCGCTGTTCCCGGCCATCGAGCCTGCACTGAAAACGCCTGACGGCCGCGAAGCGGCCAATCCGGAAGGCCTGATCCCGCGCGCAGTGCGCGAGCTGAAGAAGCGCTTCCCGGAACTCGGCGTGCTGACCGACGTTGCGCTCGACCCGTACACGAGCCATGGCCAGGACGGCGTGCTCGACGAAAACGGCTACGTGATCAACGACGACACGATCGAGATCCTGATCGACCAGGCGCGTGCGCAAGCCGAAGCCGGCGTCGACATCGTCGCGCCGTCGGACATGATGGACGGCCGCATCGGCGCGATCCGCGAGATGCTGGAAAGCGACGGCCACATCCACACGCGCATCATGGCCTATTCGGCCAAGTTCGCGTCGGCGTTCTACGGCCCGTTCCGCGACGCGGTCGGCTCGGCGTCCAACCTGGGCAAAGGCAACAAGATGACCTACCAGATGGATCCGGCGAATAGCGACGAAGCGCTGCGCGAAGTGCGCCTCGACATCGACGAAGGCGCTGACATGGTGATGGTCAAGCCCGGCATGCCGTATCTCGACATCGTGCGCCGCGTGAAGGACGAGTTCCGCTTCCCGACCTACGTGTACCAGGTGAGCGGTGAATACGCGATGCTGAAGGCCGCCGCGATGAACGGCTGGCTCGACCACGACAAAGTCGTGCTCGAATCGCTGCTCGCATTCAAGCGCGCGGGCGCCGACGGCGTGCTCACGTACTTCGCGCTCGACGCCGCGCGTCTGCTGAAAGCGCAACGCTGA
- the yihA gene encoding ribosome biogenesis GTP-binding protein YihA/YsxC — MAFLLHQARFYTTVNHLRDLPPTVQPEIAFAGRSNAGKSTAINVLCNQKRLAFASKTPGRTQHINYFSVGPAAEPVANLVDLPGYGYAEVPGAAKAHWEMLLSSYLATRSQLCGLILMMDSRRPLTDLDRRMIEWFAPTGKPIHTLLTKCDKLTRQESINALRTTQKGLDAYRDQGVQGKLTVQLFSALKRTGLDEAHELIESWLRPSVADEKSEPVAQ, encoded by the coding sequence ATGGCCTTTCTGCTCCATCAAGCCCGCTTCTACACGACCGTCAACCATCTGCGCGACCTGCCGCCGACGGTTCAGCCGGAAATCGCGTTCGCGGGTCGCTCGAATGCCGGCAAGTCGACGGCGATCAACGTGCTGTGCAACCAGAAGCGGCTGGCCTTCGCATCGAAGACGCCCGGCCGCACGCAGCATATCAACTACTTCTCCGTCGGCCCGGCCGCCGAGCCCGTCGCGAACCTCGTCGACCTGCCCGGCTACGGCTACGCGGAAGTGCCCGGCGCCGCGAAGGCGCACTGGGAAATGCTGCTGTCGTCGTACCTCGCGACCCGCTCGCAGCTTTGCGGCCTGATCCTGATGATGGATTCGCGCCGTCCGCTGACCGACCTCGATCGCCGCATGATCGAATGGTTCGCGCCGACCGGCAAGCCGATCCACACGCTGCTGACGAAGTGCGACAAATTGACGCGGCAGGAAAGCATCAACGCGCTGCGGACCACGCAAAAGGGGCTGGATGCGTACCGCGATCAGGGCGTCCAGGGCAAGCTGACGGTCCAGCTGTTCTCCGCGCTGAAGCGCACGGGGCTCGACGAGGCGCATGAGCTGATCGAGAGCTGGTTGCGACCGTCCGTCGCCGACGAAAAAAGCGAGCCTGTAGCACAATGA
- the cyaY gene encoding iron donor protein CyaY gives MSDTQYLSRAEAVLAAVERTVDDANDGDHDIDLERNGSVLTLTFENGSKIIVNLQPPMKEVWIAAKAGGFHYRFTDGEWRDTRTGTEFFSALTEYATQQAGLPITFSA, from the coding sequence ATGTCCGATACCCAATACCTGTCCCGTGCCGAGGCCGTACTGGCGGCCGTCGAGCGTACTGTCGACGACGCCAACGACGGCGATCACGACATCGATCTGGAGCGCAACGGCAGCGTCCTGACGCTGACGTTCGAGAACGGCTCGAAGATCATCGTCAACCTGCAGCCGCCGATGAAGGAAGTGTGGATCGCCGCGAAAGCGGGCGGATTCCACTACCGTTTCACGGACGGCGAATGGCGCGATACGCGCACGGGCACCGAGTTTTTCTCGGCGCTCACCGAATACGCGACGCAGCAGGCCGGCCTGCCGATCACGTTCAGCGCGTGA